The region TCATCTATTACCGCGTGATTTTCACTTCTTAACAAATCATAATCTATCTTGCCATGACAAAGCGACGTCGCCGCCTCCAAAGTCATGACCGTTCTATCTTTGATTATAACCGCATCGTATTTCCTTTTAATCTCAACAAATACATTTGTATCTTTCTTTGGATCTTTTGAATAAGTTCTTACCCTCAGTTTTTTACGAAAAAGCTCACCCTCAATCTTCTCATGATAATTCTTGAAATTCGGACTATCCAAATACACTGAATGTACATCATAGAAGTTTTGGCCCGTTTCAATATGTTCATCAAAATCCATATAATTCAGAAGCCCCGGCAAAATTTTGTCAGCAAGATGAATTGGTATATGATACTTAAATTCATACCGCTGGAAATGAAGCTTTGACTCTCCCTTGTGAGGCTTTTCGATCCGTTCTGTGGTGGAATGATGGCTCATTAAATCAAATTAAGTGGCTTAAATCGGCAAATAATACCTAAATTATTAGTATTCTATGTCGTTCTTCGCTGTAAGAAAGTCTACATCTTCTATTCCTATAACCTTGCTCAATTCATCTACAAATTTGTCAGAATCATTATTGTTTTTCAAATTCACATTAAATGTAAAATCAAGTGTATGCCCATCTTTCACAGCATTTACATGGAGTAGAGTTTTTGTCCGGAGGTATTTATCAAATACCGCTTTGAATGCATTATCTTTTCCTTTTTTACTATCAAAATTAAAAGTAAGTATATATCCATACTTTCGAATTGATCCGAAATTTGTGTAATGAAAAATGAATACGATAATCATCATCACAACTGTAGTTATAAGTGCTATTTGATGATTTTCGGTACCAACCCCCATACCAACAACTAAACTCAAAAATATAAAACTTATATCGCGAACATCCTTTACCGGAGTCCTAAATCTAATGATAGAAAATGCCCCGAGCAAAGCGACTGCACTCACTACATTACTACCAATTATCATCATTGCGGCGGTAGTGATTAGTCCTATCAAAACTATAGCACTCACGAATGATTGAGAATAAGACAATCCTTTGTGTGTTGATTTGTATGTAAGTGCCAATGCGAGCATAAGTACAAATGCGAACCCAAAATTGAATAGTATTTCCCCCCCGGAAAGCATTGTTTTTGACCCTGCGAACAAGTCTAAAAATTCCATATGTTTTTTGTTTATAATTTAAATAAATTCTCGTGAATTTTAATACTTTTAAAACCTCATAACAAGACATTTCTATTTGGTGCAGGTTCTAAAATAAAACCGACCACTTGAGATAGAATAAATATGACAAAATATCAACTAACCCAAATGGTCTATGTAACAGATTGATTTTTCAGAACAGAATGGCTTCCCTCCGCCATTACACGAGGCTAAAAGTGTGCACGTGAACACTTTTTGTACGTTATTCCGTACGTTTTTTACTCACGTGAACACTTTTTGTACGCTTTTCCGTACGTTTCTTACTCACGTGAACACTTTTTGTACGCTTTTCCGTACGTTTCTTGCTCACGTGCACACTTTTTGTACGTTATTTCGTACGTTTTTTGCCCACGTGAACACTTTTGAAAGTCAGGAAACAGGTGGAAAAAGACGGTAGACGGAAAGGCTTACAAAGGGGTACTGATGGGGACTGTAAGATGAATTGTGTCTATAGTGGTAAAATGAGGGACTGTGAGATGAATTGTGTCTATAGTGGTGAAATGAGGGACTGTAAGATGAATTATAATAACAAAAAAAAGCCCCTCCCGATTTCTCGGGAGGAGCTTTCTAATTTTAGACTGTAATCACTTTAAGTGATTAGACTAATCTGCGGACTTAATAACCTTGGAAAGTAATGTTAACAATATCGATATCGAAATCGTCAACTTGGTATCCGGTTGTCCAGTCAGCAGTAGAGGTTGTATGAGACTGAGCTGATCTATCAGACCATACGAAATCACAAGTTTCAGTCTCTGAAGCACATATAGTACCTGCTCCAAGAGTAGTTTCTGTGTTTGTAAACACGTCATCGTCATCCTCAGCAGTCAATTCAATTGATAGAGCTTGAGAAGCTGTACCAGTGATCGCTATATCTGTCTTAAGTACATAAGTAACAGAGTCTCCGGCAGGTACTGACTGAACTTGAGTCGCGTCAATAACCACTTCGCCGGAAGCAAGACTAGCGGCACTATTAAGAGCTGAAGACTGACCCTCTACGTAAAGTAGGAAGTTGCTTGTAGAGATACCTGTTGCGGTACCGTCAGATTCAACTGCATTAAATGTAAGCTGTGTCCATTCTATATCTCCCGCATCATCTGCAGAGATAGTGAATTTGTACACAGGTTTACCTGTTTCGTTACTTGATACAGAAGTAGATAACAACTCATCATTGTTGTACGTAACGTAAGGAACTGTTTTACGTGCAATATGAGTTTGTTGGTAAGCATCAGTATCATCGGCGCTATTAGTAAGAATGTCCGTATCTGTAACGTCCAAATCTGTACCGGTAGCTTCAGAAGTTACTTGTAGACGAGCAGCTGTAGTAGTGTCGGTCGTAGCTGAATCGTACAAGAACAAATTCAAAGATGCTCCTGTTTGTGACACATAAGTAATGCTATTGATTTCAGCAAGTACATTTAGGTTGTAGTAAGCATCCTTTGGAAGTCTGTAAGAGAATCCATTGAATGTTACCGTACCATCGTTTGTACCATCATCACTTAGAGAACCAGTGTCGATAACGTCACCTGTAGCCTCATCAACCAGGAAGAATGTTCCAAATCTTTGAGAGTAGTCAGTAGTATTGTCATCGTTATTAAGAACTAACTTCTTAAGAATGACATCATCAAATGTTGGATGGAATTCAAGTTGAGCTACAAGAGCAGCACATGAACCGTCCGTACATTGTCCTGTTGGAACTTGAAGATCAGTGTAATCACTGTCAACACGTGCATCAAATGCGATTGTAAGATTGGCACTGTCATTTACATCAAATGATGCGAATGCCAACAGGTCAGCAGTAGTAGAACCGGAAGCGTAATCTGGGTATACGATAGTTGCTGAGTTATTGTTTACGTCATCAGCTGCGAATCCAGTCAAGAATAGATCAAGATCTGTCGCAACATCCCATGAAGTAGAAATTGAACCTCTAACGTCAAACAATGCGAATCCACCACTTGGAACAACGTAGTTGATACCGTCGAATTGAGCGATACTGCTACTCACCGTTGAAGCGGCTGATCCAAGATCTTTAAGCGCACTAACAACTAGGTTGTCAGTTCCTGATTCGTAGATACCAAGACCGGTAACTAGAGCTCCGTCTACGTTTGTAGAAGCGTATTGCTCAGTAATGTCCATGTCAGTGATTGTAACGTCTCCGGCGTTGTTGTTCTCAGCCTTGAACGTTAGTAGCACTATATCGGTAGAACCTTTAACTATGTCATTGCCGTCATTGGCAGGATTACCCGAAGTGCTGTCGGTAGGGTAACCATCTTGACGAGAAAGAGTAAGAGTAGATGCTTCAACTGTAAATATAGAACCTGTAGCGGAACCATTTATATCTCCAGTCGCTACGTCATCACCGGAAACAATGTATTCAGCTGATAACCATCCTGATGGAGTGTTATCAAGTGAAAGAGAGAATGTTTCAGCGGCAGATGCGTAAGAACTTACGTCAGCTGTTACAGATAATAAGTGAAGACCGGCGTCCAGGTCATAGTTATCACTGAATGTGTAGTAAGCGTTAGCAACTCCACAGACACCGGAAGCGAATGCTACAGTACCTACATCAGCTAGAGTGTTAGCTCCACCTGCTGCAAGACGAGCACCATCCCAAACTTTAACATCATCGATCTTAGCTGCGATTGTTGTAGTAAGAGTTTCTTCAGTAGTACTATCGACGCTAGTACTACTATCGATAGTTGCAGTGGTTCCTGAGCCGCTACATTCGACTGCAGCCGTAGTACCGTTAGCAAGAGTGTCGATATCAGCATCCAGATAAACTCTGGTAGCTTTTACCTTAACGTCTTGTTGAACAGTTACTTGAGCAACTAAGAATGTTACACCATCGATATCATCTGTAATTTCAGTTGCAGATGGACTGGATGTATGACGAGCAAGTGTAAGTGCACCTGCGTCTATTGTATAAGTTCGAAGTACTCCTGTTGTTGGGCTAGTTCTAGCTACATCAACAGCGTAGTTGTAAGCGGTAGTTGCAACGAAAACCGTAAAGTCATTATCTTCACTTAATTGAAGATAAATAGTGTCAGCGTCGTCACCACCTACGATATCAGCTTTCACTTGGAATTTCTCGTTGTCTCCATCCCCTAGAAGGTAACCTCCATCAAGGAATGTGAATCTCAAATGATCGTCAATAGGAGAAAGTGTGTCAGAAACCTTTTCACCAAGGTAGTAAATTGCTGCGTTCGCAATATTGTCGAAGTTAGCGGAACCATTGATTTCAAGGTCGATAGTAGAAAGAACGAAATCTTCGTTACTTGAACTGTTGTTGTCAATTTGGAATTCACCGATAATAACTTGAGTATCTCCTACGTCAACAGTTGTAGCTGATCCTTGACGTTGGAATCCAACCGTACCAACAGTGTATGAAGAAGTAGTCATGTAATTACCGTAGAGTCCGAAGCTTCCGGAAACAGAAGCTGCGTTTGTATCAACATCAGCTGCTGTACGTGTACCAAGTCTGTTAGTTCTGTTAGCTCCAACTGAAGTTCCCATAGATGCCTTAACATCTACAAGTACAGTTTGTCCCTCAGGGATGCTGATGTAATCTCTTCCAAGATTTACAACCGCATTACCATCAGAGTTTAGAGATCTTTCAGAACCAAGCTTGAATCCGTCTACAGAAAGCCATACTTCAGAGAAGTCGCTAGTAGAACCCAGACCGTCTCTCCATAGAGTAACACCGTTTACAGTTACGTCGTCTCCAAGTGCAGTAAATGCAAGAGTTGCGAATGTAACGGAAGCAGCGTCAGCAGGAATAATATTTGCTGCCGGAGTAGATGGAGCTACCGAAACCATAACGGTTCCGCTTGATGGTGGTACAACTACCACTTCATCATCTTCCTCATCATCATCGTCTACAACTTCGTCACCCGGCTCATAAGTAGCCGCGCGGTTAAGCATAGTAACGAACTCAGCACGGTTTACCAGATCACCGGGTCGTCCTTGTGTAAGGATACCGTAGTGACAAGCGGAGTCCATGTATGGACCGTACCATGCACTGTAGTCTACATCGGAGAATGTAGTTGCACATTCAGCCATTTCAAATCCGTATGCAAGCATAAGAACTTTAGCGACTGCTGCACGAGTTGTGTAGTCACCGGGACCATAGTAACCAGTAGCCATACCGTCCGCATCTGTATAACCAGAGAACAGACCGTTAGCGACACCAGTTTCTACGTCGTCGTAGTACCACTCACTCTCAGAAACGTCCAAGAAAGATGGACCTCCTGTTGTGTCCATAGCAACACCTAGACCTTCAACGACCATTTTGGCCATCTCAGCTCTGTTCATGTTGTCCGAAGGACGGAAATAGTCCGCATCATCAACGATGCCTTCTGCCACTGCCCAAGTATGTGCTTCAAAAAAGTAAGCGCTACCCGGAACATCTATCGCCGCGTTTACAATAGTGTTCAGTCCCGTGATCGTGAAGATCAAGGCGAAAACACTAACGCTAGCAATAAGTTTGCGTAGTGAACCCATAAAATTTGGGTTAAGAAATAATTTAGGAATAAAGGAATATAAAAAATGTATATATAATAATAAGGTATAGGGCTCTTATTCGTCTGCCAAGTTGTAAAAGATCTGAGAAATGCTTTATTAAGCGTTCGAAAATTTCATTATTCAGCCGTACCGGATAAGGTATTTACCCATTTGGCGCAATGCAAGCTTACGCGCATCGCGTGTTCAGCTTTATAAAACGGTATATCATCAAAAGTGTTACAACTTTTTTTCGACTTTTTGTTTTACTTTAGCTATTTCTACTCAATTTATAGAGATACCTCAAGAAGGTTATATAAGTTTTATATCGAAATCAAGCCCTTTTCCGATTAATCAGATTATGTCTAGGCCACTTTTTTTTGACAAATCAAATTTTACACTTTTTTTTATGTATAATCGAATTGCGGAAAAGGGCTTGAAATAAAGACAATGTACTAGGCGATTAGCTACGAATTTTACTAGTCGATTAATCAATTTTTAAAAATGTATACCCGAAGTATCGTTGGTTGAAAAATCGATGTTTTTACGCGGAAAATTCGAGTAATCAAATCGTATAATTCGGCTTATACAAATAAAAATACCACCTATACGTTTTTACCAAATTTTGATTACACGTCGAACGTCTTGATTAATCACTCGCAAAAACGAGTAATCAACACTGATTTTGTGCGAATTTCCCGAGTAGTCAAAGCGCACAAGTCCGCTACTACAAAGGTATTTTCGCCTCATCATGCGTTTAACTTGACGTTCTGATCATTTTTCAGCTTAAATATACTTGTGTTTTAAGCCACCATCTCTTACAATTTTTTGGCTTTAAAACACTTTATTATCTAATTCATACTAACTACTTGCAAGACTATTACAAAATATTAGGAGTCGATAAGAGTTCATCTGATGATGAAATAAAAAAAGCCTACCGTAAGCTCGCACAAAAGAATCATCCGGATAAAAATCCCGGAGATAAGGCTTCCGAAACTAAGTTTAAAGAGGCGACCGAAGCTTATGAGACACTCTCTGACAAACAAAAACGCCAACAATATGATATGTTCGGAAGTTCCTCCGGGAATAGTGGTGGTGGAGGTGGATTTAGCGGGACCAGAGGTAATGGTGCGAATTTCAGCCAGGGATTTGATTTTTCAGATCTCGGAGGCTTCGCTGACGTCTTTGAATCGTTTTTCGGTGGCAATAC is a window of Candidatus Peregrinibacteria bacterium DNA encoding:
- a CDS encoding polyphosphate polymerase domain-containing protein → MSHHSTTERIEKPHKGESKLHFQRYEFKYHIPIHLADKILPGLLNYMDFDEHIETGQNFYDVHSVYLDSPNFKNYHEKIEGELFRKKLRVRTYSKDPKKDTNVFVEIKRKYDAVIIKDRTVMTLEAATSLCHGKIDYDLLRSENHAVIDEFLQDKMMYAMRPKVLVSYKRKPLVSRNGMNLRVTFDYDIEALRVSNVDFSKATKPIFPGMCVLEIKFNDMLPYWLHSVIQNYKLEAWPYSKYCFGVENSYLIERMMNPSSEG
- a CDS encoding DUF4956 domain-containing protein codes for the protein MEFLDLFAGSKTMLSGGEILFNFGFAFVLMLALALTYKSTHKGLSYSQSFVSAIVLIGLITTAAMMIIGSNVVSAVALLGAFSIIRFRTPVKDVRDISFIFLSLVVGMGVGTENHQIALITTVVMMIIVFIFHYTNFGSIRKYGYILTFNFDSKKGKDNAFKAVFDKYLRTKTLLHVNAVKDGHTLDFTFNVNLKNNNDSDKFVDELSKVIGIEDVDFLTAKNDIEY
- a CDS encoding S-layer homology domain-containing protein, producing the protein MGSLRKLIASVSVFALIFTITGLNTIVNAAIDVPGSAYFFEAHTWAVAEGIVDDADYFRPSDNMNRAEMAKMVVEGLGVAMDTTGGPSFLDVSESEWYYDDVETGVANGLFSGYTDADGMATGYYGPGDYTTRAAVAKVLMLAYGFEMAECATTFSDVDYSAWYGPYMDSACHYGILTQGRPGDLVNRAEFVTMLNRAATYEPGDEVVDDDDEEDDEVVVVPPSSGTVMVSVAPSTPAANIIPADAASVTFATLAFTALGDDVTVNGVTLWRDGLGSTSDFSEVWLSVDGFKLGSERSLNSDGNAVVNLGRDYISIPEGQTVLVDVKASMGTSVGANRTNRLGTRTAADVDTNAASVSGSFGLYGNYMTTSSYTVGTVGFQRQGSATTVDVGDTQVIIGEFQIDNNSSSNEDFVLSTIDLEINGSANFDNIANAAIYYLGEKVSDTLSPIDDHLRFTFLDGGYLLGDGDNEKFQVKADIVGGDDADTIYLQLSEDNDFTVFVATTAYNYAVDVARTSPTTGVLRTYTIDAGALTLARHTSSPSATEITDDIDGVTFLVAQVTVQQDVKVKATRVYLDADIDTLANGTTAAVECSGSGTTATIDSSTSVDSTTEETLTTTIAAKIDDVKVWDGARLAAGGANTLADVGTVAFASGVCGVANAYYTFSDNYDLDAGLHLLSVTADVSSYASAAETFSLSLDNTPSGWLSAEYIVSGDDVATGDINGSATGSIFTVEASTLTLSRQDGYPTDSTSGNPANDGNDIVKGSTDIVLLTFKAENNNAGDVTITDMDITEQYASTNVDGALVTGLGIYESGTDNLVVSALKDLGSAASTVSSSIAQFDGINYVVPSGGFALFDVRGSISTSWDVATDLDLFLTGFAADDVNNNSATIVYPDYASGSTTADLLAFASFDVNDSANLTIAFDARVDSDYTDLQVPTGQCTDGSCAALVAQLEFHPTFDDVILKKLVLNNDDNTTDYSQRFGTFFLVDEATGDVIDTGSLSDDGTNDGTVTFNGFSYRLPKDAYYNLNVLAEINSITYVSQTGASLNLFLYDSATTDTTTAARLQVTSEATGTDLDVTDTDILTNSADDTDAYQQTHIARKTVPYVTYNNDELLSTSVSSNETGKPVYKFTISADDAGDIEWTQLTFNAVESDGTATGISTSNFLLYVEGQSSALNSAASLASGEVVIDATQVQSVPAGDSVTYVLKTDIAITGTASQALSIELTAEDDDDVFTNTETTLGAGTICASETETCDFVWSDRSAQSHTTSTADWTTGYQVDDFDIDIVNITFQGY